The region aaattccgtcaattatttaccgaaaaattgaagaaattagaaaaaccggtttccagaagatcggtaacgaaaaactatacaccctatagcactccccgggaaattctacccctatttcatatacgtttggtaaaaattcggtccattggtttccgagatcatagcgaacaaaaaaaatgcaaaccctgttgctttataataatagtatagataattaataatttaatcgcaATTACTTACAGCGGTCGCCATCAGGCAGACGGATAGCGCAAAGAAtctcatgattttttttttcactaatAAAACACTTTCGATGCACTCAGTGTCTCGTGAACTGATGATGGTACCCTGATGCAAACTTCTACTTATATATCTTCCATGCAAACGCTAAATACGGCAATCGACGACCAAGAGAAAGCGCTATAGGAAACTTACCGCTGATAATCGTTTGACATGCGCgcagaaaaaatataacaggaAAAACCTTGGTATCCACGCGGTCGATGCACGAATCAAGGAAGATGCGCATTTATCGGGAATTTACGCCGCAATTTGCGTCATTCggttgttttaaaatattacaatttttttataacaaaggAAGATTGATTATCAAAACAACATATCAAATATTTGaggttttatttacattttgatCGGAATTTAAAAACTGAAGGCATATGTATAGGGTAATTTATGGTTTTTCGTTCAGCATTCTAGATTagtattaatttgatatacatttcaattttgttattttattattttttaataattcaaactcAGTAAGTTGGAAACATTTAGAAATTTCAgtgttttaaaacaattaaaaaattttttgtttcaaagtgtttgaaaattttgaagatattatgAAATGTCGATTATTGGTTGTGATGTAAGAGTTTTGATTCAGTAATCAGCATTTTATCCTTAAACAATCTcaaattattactaaataaattggcgtttaaagaaaattttaaatttaaatgaagatTTTGAGTTTATAAGTTTTGCGTTTGAAGGTTTTTAATTGCCAGATTTCCTTGacctaatttatattacataacaatctataaaaattgaataaaaatgatcGTGAAGTAAACACGATGATCGCTATCTTTGAATCACAACGGGAATTCCCCTATTTTATCCTGTCTATACGACTTCGCATGACCCTGTTTATGAGTGAATTACGATAACTCTGTGTTCTCAAGATGTTGCATTTATCCAGAtgatatttgcaaaaataactcataaaatattgttttgttttttgcAAAACATATACGGACAGATAAAAAAGATGATACGGACTcatcttttcaaaaattatgcatttgtttttcttatcAACTAAATCTTTTTATGCCAAAGTAGCAAACAAAGATAATAAGTATGATTCATTCCGGATAAactagaattattttaaataatttttcaatttgttaccataatgataaaaaaaataaacatttattgtttGGTATATAATTGTCTACGTCTGATTCATATGAGAGACATCgcaattgcaatttattttgtacataacaTTTGTGTACAAAACAGACTTAGAGGCAGATTATCTTGATATGCTTTAATATAGTCACACATCTTATTGAGGCTAAAGTATGGCAGTCTCACATTCAGGTctttatagtaatatttttattcagttcAGATATTCGAGGAACATGAGGgataatgaaaaaagagaCACAGTCCTCCTCTGACTCATCTTTAGGTTTGTTCTTATTTGAATTCAAAAgtcattgaaattattaaactaagttattttatttaacattattaacatGGTTTATAAGCAACAAGTTTTATTGTGAATCTATAGATTCTATAGAAATAGCgttttatttcgtttaaaCCCCGATATCAgaaatttctcttatattatactatactactgcatatataatatatatagaaattattataattatctatagGAAATATTATGGTTATCCAGACGACGTAATGTATCGTACAAATCTTCTTTTACTTACTGCCTCCTTCTTCATCCATTTGATTGTTGATTACGCAAAGCATTAAACCAAAAACTCTGTCATCCCGAGTCATTTTGTTATCTTCGTTCACTGGAATAATTAAAGCAATTATCAGCAATTATAggcaaaattattaacaatattatacaaaaattatccGCAAACTGTGTATTACATGATATAGTACAAAACATTATGTTCAAACCCCAGTAGCAAAGATGACGTCTGGAGACGTCTTATTGACGTCCAAGGACGTTATTAGGACGTCCTTAAGACTACTTTGCTACTTGGGAAttggtataaaaatatcagcttctaatttataaaaatgtagaacTGTAGAAAAGGGAATCCAATCTTTTAACCTTTAAAAGGTTTTAACCATctttcattgtttattaaaaaattattgacaaaTAAAGTTGAATATATAAACGTGTATCCTAATTCTACAATTTGAACTTTACTTTTAgtaagtaaatattacattatttgcatatttacttatttaaataaatgactgGGGTACGGGAAAAGGCTCCGTCTTTCCTGTACCCCTATattccaaaatatttataatctaacTTATAAACctccattttaaaattaaactccaaattccaaattaaaaatagcttTGCAAAACGTTGGTTTAGTgtctgagatattttattccgaAAACTCATTTGACATGAAAATTCCAGATAACTTTGGTCTCAGTATTTATGCAGTGACGTAATCACGTGATCAATCACCCTTTACATGTACAATCGCGTCGTTTGATGTAAGTTATAACAaaatcgagagagaaagaattgaAACAGAGAAACAATTTGTATATTGTTTTAAGTTTACTTACGTAAATTGAGGCATTTTGTTAAACCTTCTTTATTTGAAGGTTTTGGTAGATCATTGTCTTTTTCGACACTTTCAATTAGCTTATCTACAACCAACGTACCATCttcttttatctaaaatgaACGAAAGAAACACAGGACATCATAACTTGTTCTATATTGTCTGATATAAACTTATAGGAGAACTCGGGAGATAACGGGTCCACGGGGCATAATGGATTATGGTTCGATATCTTTTTACAGAAATGCTGCCATGATGAAATGTTTCGAAATTATTACACTTGTCTCTAACCGCGTGTTGTTATCAGTTTTCATATTACTTTTAACTAAAAGATGCTACAAATTGACTTGTTTAATGCGTTCGCTGTGCTCTCCgcgactgacaatgagttgcAGTTTCTTTGATAtacatttgcataaaataaataatgataaaattctactttttattattgtaaatacatgtacattcgttattaaataattttttcttgttgaTTTAGTAAAGTATCTGTGTAAATATCGATTATCTGTAGtgatttatttcaaagaatattttggtACAAGACCaagagtttatttatttatttttaatatgtttcaaacttttttagaCCCCTTAGCATTTTCATTATGTCCCGGATTCCTTTAGGTCtagatttatacatttaatagaCTGACTGTGAGCATTTCCATTAGAAAGCTAAAGCCAAGCTCGAAGGATAAAGAAAGCACCAGggtttatatttcttttatatcaacATATTTCTACATCCTTTGAGCTTGGCTCCAATGGGAATGCTCAGTCTGTTATATAAGTCTATGCATAAAGTTAATCAAAATTGAGTAGAATAATGgcaatttaatcttttaaacgTAAATAAAGTAGATATGCGTTACTTATTtacatctttaaaaaataaattattaccatTGTTCTACTCAATTTTGAGTAAGCTTATATTagacaatatattatattatatgttataatttaatattatatattatatgttattgagaatatgtttattattatgtattgtttttattttttttattatatattattttatgcacatattttgttttgttttgacGTACACATTGAtgaataaattcatatttgtTAATGTGTATGTTTTCTATGATTAATTGTATCTGTAATATGTTCTAAGTTTTTGAAACATTGAACTGACATTCTATAgcatgagaaaaatataaagtttaaatatgaaaatttcagtTAATTTTCTACAACAAACTTGTGtttatagaaataagaaatatcttttattatgcactttaataaaaatataatgggGAAATAATGGTTTAATATGCATCCAGCTTTGTACTTATCAGAATTTTGTATgtccaataattatatactggGGGGAtgagtataataattatcgcaAATTATTACCATTCCCTTCTTCTGTAATATACAACCCAGGAAATTACTGTATTTTATTAGAGATTGTTTGGCATCGTCACTGATAGCATCATCCTGTGCTTCATCCCACTTCTCAATTAAGATACTTATTTCctctaaaaaattgaaaaaaaaatttttaattagaattttgaaaatttatataaaaaaaatattttaatactgaaatatatatagaattttattgtattttattatttaagaatttttttctaaatttattctcCTTCTAAAagtttagaaattatatatataataatagattttatattttttaagttatttttccgtataaattttaaattctaaactataaatttaaaattaagaatttttaatataggtatatagaattaaaaatttaaagttctATAAtaacaagaagaaaataacgataataaaacaataataagaattggatttatttgtaaattgatttatatatttttggatgaTTTACCCGAGTCTGCCTCAACTTCTTGTAAACATGCCTGTATTGTTTCTCCATCGGTTTCGAATCTCTTTGCTACCTCTTCTAGACGTTTATCATCTGCAATTACCTAAAATAcagttatattacattatactttattaatacgattaattgcattattatcaataataataattacaagtaaaatacattgcgtggaaaatataatataaattgtttatatcgtgttataaacaaatttgtgacataaatattatgatgttgacataaatattagaaatattgtgacataaaatattatattgtaataaaatattagacaaGTATAACATATGTTCCgctttttgtacattatttttttaacagtaaaattattttgtcaacttgaagtcaattttttctacactgataaaaatatatgttatcaTTTTACTGTGAAAATCGGTGGTCATTTTTAACCTTTAATTTATGCAGTTAATATACAgagtaatttttgtaattttatctcaaaacGTTAAACTtacttcaaataaaattaagtttttgtttaatattttatcggtTTACTGTCTGGTGGTAAAAGtacttgatttattttaatattcacttGATcacattatttctaatataaaatagcaattttCGATATAATCGCTATTCAAGGAATTATATGATTATGGTGTTTAATTGTAGATTTTGTGTTTTTACAAGTAAAGCCACAAATTTCACATCTCACAGATACTACAGATGTCAGATATCTGGCCActtaattttctattacagCAATGATTTCGTATATACCGTAATACTACGCTATACTGAGACTAAAATCTCATACTGCCTTTATGCCatattagtattgtgttgtaatttcactttttttgttaatatgttTGTTAACAAAACCGTCATGAGTTGAATCGATTTCTCAATGTAGTAAGTAGCACGATCATGTATTGCGACCTACGTAAAATGATTAGGGGGGGTCCCAATTGCCTACAAATCGATTGCCTACAGTGTCGTTTGCCAACATCTCATTTGCCGACAATTCGTTTGcgcacaaaaattattgcctACAAgtcgattgcctacaagcactattgcgcacaattaaaaaattaagagacgaATGGACGTTTGCACACAAGATACTATTGCATACAAgccgcattgcacacataatattattgcctacagatcgattgcctacaagcactattgcgcacaattaaaaaattaagagaagaatggacgtttgcacacaagatactattgcacacaagccgcattgcacacataatattattgcctacacatcgattgcctacaagctctattgcgcacaattaaaaaattaagagaagaatggacgtttgcacacaagatactattgcacacaagcaacattgcacacataatattattgcccacagatcgattgcctacaagctCTATTgcgcacaaataaaaaattaggagACGAATGCACACACGACACTATTGCGCACAAgcaacattgcacacatgaggTCCGGTTTCTATTGTTGAACGGGCTACACTAGTTCAGAGGGCTGTACTTCTGAATGAACCGCCCTTCCGATTGAGACAGAGTTTTGCAGGTGATTTTGTCACGATATCTagagattatttatcgatgtcCTATCTTCGggtttttaaaatagttttccgCCCTTCCGATTGAGACAGAGTTTTGCAGGTGATTTTGTCACGATATCTagagattatttatcgatgtcCTGTTAGAAATAAAGCGGGTAgacttccgaaaacggcccccctccgatttcgatgaaactttgtgaaaagcttcgttttgggttaaaatgaaagcccttaaaaggaattttggcgactcctatgataaagccatttttttttagataaaatgataaaaaatataagaaaatcttcgtaattctacaggatgttataaattgaatatatactgtttgtatttaatgatttaatgtttttattatatacttacagcagaatacataaataatatgctttgtaatatattatactttccacgcgaaccgaggttcacgcacacccccccgtgctttcgggggaggtgcggtagtcccgaaaacGCACACCCCCttcgtgctttcgggggaggtgcggtagtcccgaaatagttcacgcatacactttccacgcgaaccgaggttcacgcacaccccccccccgtgctttcgggggaggataaaaacataaagtcacgttacgttacgctacgtgacgaGTCTTTTGCGGTAGCTCCAAAGCAAGGCACACCCacttttcgtaacagtaacagtaaagTTTTGACCAATTGCGTTGCTCAATTCTTACTTCTACGGTTATAGACGGCCGAATCGAgcagcaacgcgattggtcgaaaccttACGTTCTACAAAAAGTGAGTGTGCCCTGCTTAACGCTCGTTGTAAGTATCAGATAAAATAACCAGAGTTGGGTTATTACGTCACATGCTGAAATCGTCTAATTAGAACCTAGAAGTAGAGCTTGTGACGTCATAACTCAACTCGAGTTGGCTTGAAACCCGACCCAGTCGAAAATGCTATAAAGCCACCGGCACACGGATTATGTTTTCCGGCTGCATTGCTTGCACAAATACCTCGTACCTGAGGTAGAGCGCCGCACACTTTGTTTACGATTGTCAGgctaaaatctaaaaaactatttaaaaaactcgAAGATAGgacatcgataaataatctctAGATATCGTGACAAAATCACCTGCAAAACCCTGTCTCAATCGGAAGGGCGGTTCATTCAGAAGTACAGCCCTCTGAACTAGTGTAGCCAATTCAGCAATAGAAACCGGAcctcatgtgtgcaatgttgcTTGTGCGTAATAGTGTCGTGTGTGCATTCGTctcctaattttttatttgtgcgcAATAGagcttgtaggcaatcgatctgtgggcaataatattatgtgtgcaatgttgcttgtgtgcaatagtatcttgtgtgcaaacgtccattcttctcttaattttttaattgtgcgcaatagagcttgtaggcaatcgatgtgtaggcaataatattatgtgtgcaatgcggcttgtgtgcaatagtatcttgtgtgcaaacgtccattcttctcttaattttttaattgtacgcAATAGtgcttgtaggcaatcgatctgtaggcaat is a window of Temnothorax longispinosus isolate EJ_2023e chromosome 1, Tlon_JGU_v1, whole genome shotgun sequence DNA encoding:
- the LOC139811393 gene encoding uncharacterized protein, which encodes MSMEIQCRPVVGSVYASCSFLSLKSRKMKKVGLFVLALIAIVIADDKRLEEVAKRFETDGETIQACLQEVEADSEEISILIEKWDEAQDDAISDDAKQSLIKYSNFLGCILQKKGMIKEDGTLVVDKLIESVEKDNDLPKPSNKEGLTKCLNLLNEDNKMTRDDRVFGLMLCVINNQMDEEGGSK